Proteins encoded by one window of Molothrus aeneus isolate 106 chromosome 16, BPBGC_Maene_1.0, whole genome shotgun sequence:
- the LOC136563461 gene encoding noggin-2-like yields the protein MTAIRALLLCLCLGLPAGGQPFLRLRPSPSDNLPVKDIVEHPDPEYDPKEQDLDERTLRKKLGSHFDPGFMAVAVPGPANASGAAAAAGRGRAALPAELRRLELGPPRGPRLRLGKKARRKVLQWLWAHTHCPVFYAWKDLGVRFWPRYIKEGNCLAEKSCSLPEGMFCKPVKSVTKTFLRWHCQGWSSQKYCTWIPVQYPLISECKCSC from the coding sequence ATGACGGCGATCCGGgcgctgctgctctgcctctgcctggggCTGCCGGCGGGCGGGCAGCCCTTCCTGCGCCTGCGACCCTCGCCCAGCGACAACCTGCCCGTCAAGGACATCGTGGAGCACCCGGACCCCGAGTACGACCCcaaggagcaggacctggaCGAGAGGACGCTGAGGAAGAAGCTGGGCAGCCATTTCGACCCCGGCTTCATGGCCGTGGCTGTGCCGGGGCCGGCCAACGCCTCgggcgccgcggcggcggcggggcgggggcgggcggcgctgccggccgagctgcggcggctGGAGCTGGGGCCGCCCCGGGGCCCGCGCCTGCGGCTGGGCAAGAAGGCGCGGCGGAAGgtgctgcagtggctgtgggCGCACACCCACTGCCCCGTCTTCTACGCctggaaggacctgggggtgcgcTTCTGGCCGCGCTACATCAAGGAGGGAAACTGCCTGGCCGAGAAGTCCTGCTCGCTGCCCGAGGGCATGTTCTGCAAGCCCGTCAAGTCGGTCACCAAGACCTTCCTGCGCTGGCATTGCCAGGGCTGGTCCAGTCAGAAGTACTGCACCTGGATCCCCGTGCAGTACCCGCTCATCTCCGAGTGCAAGTGCTCCTGCTAA